Proteins from a genomic interval of Pararge aegeria chromosome 26, ilParAegt1.1, whole genome shotgun sequence:
- the LOC120635298 gene encoding uncharacterized protein LOC120635298 produces the protein MDRFDTELFIDEVEKRPALWNIQCAEYSNKTIKNGAWQELVEIFGENEDSLEKKVLFGVSLQKKWKNIRDAYNKEFKKGKSIPSGSGACKGSKYMYFDRLSFLQKTIENKETITNIDEAKNEEIRNIDQKLDNFVNAREIQPVPNKRKKTKITSEERLANILENSIESRDKIQRQIQESMSKQDDDDKLFCMSLYKELKKVPENKRLATKIELLQVIQKGQKLPSPIHITSQQNTPNAVFWQNQQYSNPQGYFTGYSTIVPGESPSPLSCNSTDDSQSSIVQNIYSDV, from the exons CGAGCTATTCATCGATGAGGTGGAAAAAAGACCTGCTTTGTGGAACATCCAATGTGCAGAATATTCTAACAAAACGATTAAAAACGGAGCTTGGCAGGAGCTGGTGGAGATTTTTGGAGAAAATGAGGATTCTTTGGAAAAGAAGGTTCTTTTTG GTgtatcattacaaaaaaaatggaagAACATCCGTGATGCTTATAATAAGGAATTCAAGAAAGGCAAATCAATTCCTTCTGGTTCTGGTGCATGTAAAGGTTCAAAATACATGTATTTCGACCGGCTTTCTTTTCTTCAGAAGACGATAGAAAACAAAGAAACTATCACAAACATAGATGAAGccaaaaatgaagaaattcggaACATTGACCAAAAGCtagataattttgtaaatgcACGTGAAATACAACCGGTACCCAATAAAAGgaagaaaactaaaattactTCAGAAGAGCGATTGGCTAACATATTAGAAAATAGTATTGAATCAAGAGataaaatacaaagacaaaTACAAGAAAGTATGTCAAagcaagatgatgatgataaacttttTTGCATGTCATTGTATAAAGAGTTAAAGAAAGTTCCAGAAAATAAACGATTGGCTACTAAAATTGAATTGCTCCAGGTAATACAGAAAGGGCAGAAATTACCATCGCCTATTCATATCACGAGCCAGCAAAACACGCCTAATGCAGTATTTTGGCAAAACCAACAATATTCAAACCCACAAGGATATTTCACTGGATATTCTACAATAGTACCAGGAGAGTCTCCATCGCCTTTATCATGCAATAGCACTGACGATTCACAgtcttctatagtacaaaatatatattctgacgtataa
- the LOC120635297 gene encoding protein ANTAGONIST OF LIKE HETEROCHROMATIN PROTEIN 1-like isoform X2: MEVEEAICVYLLLRKKERKKKRQYWVHPILRDRFTHGQFQTLYPKLRSFEPKFFNYLRMSINSFDELLEMMSKQIESNDTHMRSSVSPEEKLVITLRYLGTGCSFGELHYNFRLGKSTITGIVREVCETLWEKVTKNVMPEPSEDIWKKIAKDFEKYANFPNCIGAIDGKHIRITKPKDSGSLYYNYKTFFSIVLLALCDSNYCFTFIDIGSYGKSSDSAIFKNSAFYKRLSRARRFIECTFGILANKWRIFHRPINVNIDFAEDIIKACCVLHNFVRTRDGIQYEDTLHTAPMSNLITLHAGRGTPSSLNIRDKYANYFVNEGRVEWQDTKI; this comes from the exons ATGGAAGTCGAAGAAGCAATATGTGTGTACTTGTTGCTccgtaaaaaagaaagaaagaagaaacggCAGTATTGGGTGCATCCAATATTACGCGATCGGTTTACTCATGGTCAGTTTCAGACTTTATATCCAAAATTAAGAAGTTTTGAACCAAAATTCTTCAATTATTTGAGAATGTCGATAAATTCATTTGATGAATTATTAGAAATGATGAGTAAACAAATTGAATCTAATGATACCCATATGAGGTCAAGCGTGTCCCCAGAAGAAAAACTCGTGATCACATTAag atatCTGGGTACTGGTTGTTCCTTTGGAGAACTACATTACAACTTTCGTCTTGGCAAATCTACAATCACAGGAATTGTCCGTGAAGTATGTGAAACTCTGTGGGAAAAAGTCACAAAAAACGTCATGCCTGAACCCAGCGAAGATATATGGAAGAAAATAGCtaaagattttgaaaaatatgcaaattttccCAATTGCATAGGCGCCATAGATGGCAAGCATATAAGGATTACAAAACCCAAAGATTCGGGttctttgtattataattacaaaacttttttttccataGTACTGTTGGCACTTTGTGATAGTAACTATTGTTTTACTTTCATAGATATCGGATCTTACGGAAAAAGTAGTGATtctgcaatttttaaaaattcagcaTTTTATAAAAG gtTATCAAGAGCTCGACGTTTTATTGAATGCACTTTCGGAATTCTGGCAAACAAGTGGCGCATTTTTCATAGGCCTATAAACGTGAATATAGACTTTGCCGAAGACATAATAAAGGCCTGTTGCGTGCTACACAATTTTGTTAGAACTAGAGATGGTATACAGTATGAAGATACTTTACATACTGCGCCAATGAGTAATCTTATTACATTACATGCAGGAAGGGGTACACCATCATCATTAAACATTAGAGACAAATATGCTAATTACTTTGTGAATGAGGGTCGTGTAGAATGGCAAGACacgaaaatatga
- the LOC120635297 gene encoding protein ALP1-like isoform X1, translated as MEVEEAICVYLLLRKKERKKKRQYWVHPILRDRFTHGQFQTLYPKLRSFEPKFFNYLRMSINSFDELLEMMSKQIESNDTHMRSSVSPEEKLVITLRYLGTGCSFGELHYNFRLGKSTITGIVREVCETLWEKVTKNVMPEPSEDIWKKIAKDFEKYANFPNCIGAIDGKHIRITKPKDSGSLYYNYKTFFSIVLLALCDSNYCFTFIDIGSYGKSSDSAIFKNSAFYKRLIEKSLHIPKPKPISETDPKPLPYVIVGDEAFGLSENVMRPYAGKGLSYEKKIFNYRLSRARRFIECTFGILANKWRIFHRPINVNIDFAEDIIKACCVLHNFVRTRDGIQYEDTLHTAPMSNLITLHAGRGTPSSLNIRDKYANYFVNEGRVEWQDTKI; from the exons ATGGAAGTCGAAGAAGCAATATGTGTGTACTTGTTGCTccgtaaaaaagaaagaaagaagaaacggCAGTATTGGGTGCATCCAATATTACGCGATCGGTTTACTCATGGTCAGTTTCAGACTTTATATCCAAAATTAAGAAGTTTTGAACCAAAATTCTTCAATTATTTGAGAATGTCGATAAATTCATTTGATGAATTATTAGAAATGATGAGTAAACAAATTGAATCTAATGATACCCATATGAGGTCAAGCGTGTCCCCAGAAGAAAAACTCGTGATCACATTAag atatCTGGGTACTGGTTGTTCCTTTGGAGAACTACATTACAACTTTCGTCTTGGCAAATCTACAATCACAGGAATTGTCCGTGAAGTATGTGAAACTCTGTGGGAAAAAGTCACAAAAAACGTCATGCCTGAACCCAGCGAAGATATATGGAAGAAAATAGCtaaagattttgaaaaatatgcaaattttccCAATTGCATAGGCGCCATAGATGGCAAGCATATAAGGATTACAAAACCCAAAGATTCGGGttctttgtattataattacaaaacttttttttccataGTACTGTTGGCACTTTGTGATAGTAACTATTGTTTTACTTTCATAGATATCGGATCTTACGGAAAAAGTAGTGATtctgcaatttttaaaaattcagcaTTTTATAAAAGGTTAATAGAAAAGTCATTACACATACCAAAACCTAAACCAATATCTGAAACAGATCCTAAACCATTGCCATACGTCATAGTTGGCGATGAAGCGTTTGGTTTATCCGAAAATGTAATGCGACCCTATGCAGGTAAAGGGCtatcatatgaaaaaaaaatatttaattacaggtTATCAAGAGCTCGACGTTTTATTGAATGCACTTTCGGAATTCTGGCAAACAAGTGGCGCATTTTTCATAGGCCTATAAACGTGAATATAGACTTTGCCGAAGACATAATAAAGGCCTGTTGCGTGCTACACAATTTTGTTAGAACTAGAGATGGTATACAGTATGAAGATACTTTACATACTGCGCCAATGAGTAATCTTATTACATTACATGCAGGAAGGGGTACACCATCATCATTAAACATTAGAGACAAATATGCTAATTACTTTGTGAATGAGGGTCGTGTAGAATGGCAAGACacgaaaatatga